A genomic stretch from Alosa sapidissima isolate fAloSap1 chromosome 3, fAloSap1.pri, whole genome shotgun sequence includes:
- the LOC121705894 gene encoding uncharacterized protein LOC121705894 isoform X11, giving the protein MPRRTTPLQDATNHILAGRDKNSMLEIKYINPVKGRGIFTLAVFNQGDFVVEYRGELIDAAEAEHRRKLYHNACSIFMFDFTWKRKTWCIDGALEDGSFGRLVNDEHKAPNCRMKLIEADGKPHLCLFALKEIMAGTEITYDYGGKEWPWRKETQLSGGSFPSGQHSVAELSDHAHDLEPNVFSTDLFRDTELRAECQSSTPTPDNPAHEVHCVRGQCGTSSAKEGIGEVGVQHQEVLSPVFSAELASETESRSGCQSSRAAPNDSACEVHCVRGQCGTSFAKEGIGEVGVQHQEVLSPVFSAELASETESRSGCQSSRAMPNDTACERNSGSFPSGQHSVAELSDHAHDLEPNVFSTDLFRDTELRAECQSSTPTPDNLAHEVHCVRGQCGTSSAKEGIGEVGVQHQEVLSPVFSAELASETESRSGCQSSRATPNDSACEVHCVRGQCGTSPIPSFTEEVGVQHQEVLSPVFSAELASETESRSGCQSSRAVPNDSACEMIEVKQGKSKFGFGHRFRN; this is encoded by the exons ATGCCACGGAGAACTACTCCTCTTCAGGATGCCACTAATCACATCCTTGCAGGAAGAGACAAGAATTCAATGTTAGAGATCAAATATATTAATCCAGTTAAAG GTCGTGGTATCTTCACTTTAGCTGTTTTCAATCAAGGAGACTTTGTGGTGGAGTATAGAGGGGAGCTCATTGATGCAGCTGAAGCTGAACATAGACGTAAACTGTACCACAATGCATGTTCGATCTTCATGTTTGACTTCACATGGAAGCGGAAGACATGGTG TATTGATGGAGCACTTGAAGATGGGTCATTTGGACGACTGGTAAACGATGAGCACAAGGCACCAAATTGCAGAATGAAGTTGATCGAAGCAGATGggaagccacatctctgcctttttgCACTGAAGGAAATTATGGCTGGAACTGAAATCACTTATGACTATGGTGGGAAAGAATGGCCCTGGCGTAAAGAG ACACAACTCAGTGGTGGAAGTTTCCCTTCTGGCCAACACTCCGTTGCAGAGCTTAGTGACCACGCCCATGACTTGGAACCCAATGTTTTCTCTACAGACTTATTCAGAG ACACCGAATTGAGAGCAGAGTGTCAGTCATCCACTCCCACACCAGACAACCCTGCGCATGAG GTGCACTGTGTCAGAGGTCAGTGTGGCACTTCTTCTGCGAAAGAGGGGATTGGAGAAGTTGGTGTCCAGCACCAGGAGGTGTTATCCCCTGTGTTCTCAGCAGAGCTTGCCAGTG AGACTGAATCAAGATCAGGGTGTCAATCATCCAGAGCCGCGCCAAATGACTCTGCTTGTGAG GTGCACTGTGTCAGAGGTCAGTGTGGCACTTCTTTTGCGAAAGAGGGGATTGGAGAAGTTGGTGTCCAGCACCAGGAGGTGTTATCCCCTGTGTTCTCAGCAGAGCTTGCCAGTG AGACCGAATCAAGATCAGGGTGTCAATCATCCAGAGCTATGCCAAATGACACTGCTTGTGAG CGAAATAGTGGAAGCTTCCCTTCTGGCCAACACTCCGTTGCAGAGCTTAGTGACCACGCCCATGACTTGGAACCCAATGTTTTCTCTACAGACTTATTCAGAG ACACCGAATTGAGAGCAGAGTGTCAGTCATCCACTCCCACACCAGACAACCTTGCGCATGAG GTGCACTGTGTCAGAGGTCAGTGTGGCACTTCTTCTGCGAAAGAGGGGATTGGAGAAGTTGGTGTCCAGCACCAGGAGGTGTTATCCCCTGTGTTCTCAGCAGAGCTTGCCAGTG AGACTGAATCAAGATCAGGGTGTCAATCATCCAGAGCCACGCCAAATGACTCTGCTTGTGAG GTGCACTGTGTCAGAGGTCAGTGTGGCACTTCTCCAATCCCCTCTTTCACAGAAGAAGTTGGTGTCCAGCACCAGGAGGTGTTATCCCCTGTGTTCTCAGCAGAGCTTGCCAGTG AGACCGAATCAAGATCAGGGTGTCAATCATCCAGAGCTGTGCCAAATGACTCTGCTTGTGAG aTGATAGAAGTTAAGCAGGGTAAATCTAAATTTGGCTTTGGACACAGGTTCCGAAACTAg
- the LOC121705894 gene encoding uncharacterized protein LOC121705894 isoform X5 → MPRRTTPLQDATNHILAGRDKNSMLEIKYINPVKGRGIFTLAVFNQGDFVVEYRGELIDAAEAEHRRKLYHNACSIFMFDFTWKRKTWCIDGALEDGSFGRLVNDEHKAPNCRMKLIEADGKPHLCLFALKEIMAGTEITYDYGGKEWPWRKETQLSGGSFPSGQHSVAELSDHAHDLEPNVFSTDLFRDTELRAECQSSTPTPDNPAHEVHCVRGQCGTSSAKEGIGEVGVQHQEVLSPVFSAELASETESRSGCQSSRAAPNDSACEVHCVRGQCGTSFAKEGIGEVGVQHQEVLSPVFSAELASETESRSGCQSSRAMPNDTACERNSGSFPSGQHSVAELSDHAHDLEPNVFSTDLFRDTELRAECQSSTPTPDNLAHEVHCVRGQCGTSSAKEGIGEVGVQHQEVLSPVFSAELASETESRSGCQSSRATPNDSACEVHCVRGQCGTSPIPSFTEEVGVQHQEVLSPVFSAELASETESRSGCQSSRAVPNDSACECTIHKLVFESLRIDKCWICHSPFTSIRWHGVRCKQCCGVWHKICLQKSSEDWDISDDDVSSGDEYIPESVSDSESSGTELSAELAEPSKKSHTNMPDLVTFAHPEPESSESVSDSESSGTELSVKLPEPSKKSHTNMPDLVTFAEPDPEPEPESTVDILGQSKSPTKSGKFLKSQVNYCFVCGKPQTKFARHLEKHVNENAEIAQALQFPKSSKDRRVLLEKFRNLGNFKHNSTVKTTGSGCLKVKRSSKQSSSPETYDYCLYCKGMLSRKELSRHMKRCALRPENNVEEGPEWTERVIGIASAQFTMSQPISSELWSVLGKMHKDDVSTAIRNDHYLMQFAQSLFNKHGSDRSKHEYIRQKVRELGRLLVTLRHTTRIHNMEEAIKPGNFFTLTGAVKRVSGFDHQHNTFKAPSLALKIGHSLRKISDLIMCRALMEEDQEGVDSIKRFHTLHETKWSELVSHSALSNLSEAKYNKSTRLPLAKDVQKLQLYLGQQVELAKEKLADNPTAGTYAALAKVTLCQVILFNRRREGEVARMTVNNFEDRDVSQLNDDISTGLTEVEKRLCKQFARVELRGKKGRKVAVILTPDMTANLSLLISKRKECGVTENNNYLFAIPCSDGHYRGQFGQFADACGAEDPQNLRSTNLRKQIATISQVMNLKDNELDQLADFLGHDIRVHREYYRLPQSTIQLAKISKLLMAMEKGSVKDIQGKSLDEIGDDIDKMDTGSQQLPNVSTLQDNEEMLTSGTFGSPHLSETAAQDDQGNSACVTSGSPHLPDSVTQGGVRRDHGLRRRYKR, encoded by the exons ATGCCACGGAGAACTACTCCTCTTCAGGATGCCACTAATCACATCCTTGCAGGAAGAGACAAGAATTCAATGTTAGAGATCAAATATATTAATCCAGTTAAAG GTCGTGGTATCTTCACTTTAGCTGTTTTCAATCAAGGAGACTTTGTGGTGGAGTATAGAGGGGAGCTCATTGATGCAGCTGAAGCTGAACATAGACGTAAACTGTACCACAATGCATGTTCGATCTTCATGTTTGACTTCACATGGAAGCGGAAGACATGGTG TATTGATGGAGCACTTGAAGATGGGTCATTTGGACGACTGGTAAACGATGAGCACAAGGCACCAAATTGCAGAATGAAGTTGATCGAAGCAGATGggaagccacatctctgcctttttgCACTGAAGGAAATTATGGCTGGAACTGAAATCACTTATGACTATGGTGGGAAAGAATGGCCCTGGCGTAAAGAG ACACAACTCAGTGGTGGAAGTTTCCCTTCTGGCCAACACTCCGTTGCAGAGCTTAGTGACCACGCCCATGACTTGGAACCCAATGTTTTCTCTACAGACTTATTCAGAG ACACCGAATTGAGAGCAGAGTGTCAGTCATCCACTCCCACACCAGACAACCCTGCGCATGAG GTGCACTGTGTCAGAGGTCAGTGTGGCACTTCTTCTGCGAAAGAGGGGATTGGAGAAGTTGGTGTCCAGCACCAGGAGGTGTTATCCCCTGTGTTCTCAGCAGAGCTTGCCAGTG AGACTGAATCAAGATCAGGGTGTCAATCATCCAGAGCCGCGCCAAATGACTCTGCTTGTGAG GTGCACTGTGTCAGAGGTCAGTGTGGCACTTCTTTTGCGAAAGAGGGGATTGGAGAAGTTGGTGTCCAGCACCAGGAGGTGTTATCCCCTGTGTTCTCAGCAGAGCTTGCCAGTG AGACCGAATCAAGATCAGGGTGTCAATCATCCAGAGCTATGCCAAATGACACTGCTTGTGAG CGAAATAGTGGAAGCTTCCCTTCTGGCCAACACTCCGTTGCAGAGCTTAGTGACCACGCCCATGACTTGGAACCCAATGTTTTCTCTACAGACTTATTCAGAG ACACCGAATTGAGAGCAGAGTGTCAGTCATCCACTCCCACACCAGACAACCTTGCGCATGAG GTGCACTGTGTCAGAGGTCAGTGTGGCACTTCTTCTGCGAAAGAGGGGATTGGAGAAGTTGGTGTCCAGCACCAGGAGGTGTTATCCCCTGTGTTCTCAGCAGAGCTTGCCAGTG AGACTGAATCAAGATCAGGGTGTCAATCATCCAGAGCCACGCCAAATGACTCTGCTTGTGAG GTGCACTGTGTCAGAGGTCAGTGTGGCACTTCTCCAATCCCCTCTTTCACAGAAGAAGTTGGTGTCCAGCACCAGGAGGTGTTATCCCCTGTGTTCTCAGCAGAGCTTGCCAGTG AGACCGAATCAAGATCAGGGTGTCAATCATCCAGAGCTGTGCCAAATGACTCTGCTTGTGAG TGTACAATCCATAAGCTGGTTTTTGAATCGTTGAGAATTGACAAATGCTGGATATGCCATTCACCTTTCACATCTATCAGATGGCACGGTGTAAGATGCAAAC AATGCTGTGGTGTGTGGCACAAAATCTGCCTCCAGAAGTCCTCAGAAGACTGGGATATATCAGAT GATGATGTCTCATCTGGTGATGAGTACATCCCAGAGTCTGTATCGGATTCAGAAAGCTCAGGAACAGAGTTGAGTGCCGAGTTGGCTGAACCATCCAAGAAGTCCCATACCAATATGCCTGATTTAGTTACTTTTGCTCACCCAGAACCAGAAAGCTCAGAGTCTGTATCGGATTCAGAAAGCTCAGGAACAGAGTTGAGTGTCAAGTTGCCTGAACCATCCAAGAAGTCCCATACCAATATGCCTGATTTAGTTACTTTTGCTGAACCAGACCCCGAACCAGAACCAGAAAGCACTGTGGATATTCTTGGCCAAAGTAAATCCCCAACCAAATCAGGAAAATTCCTTAAAAGCCAAGTCAATTATTGTTTTGTATGTGGGAAACCTCAAACAAAATTTGCACGTCATCTCGAGAAGcatgtaaatgaaaatgctgAAATCGCACAGGCACTCCAGTTCCCCAAATCATCAAAGGACAGAAGGGTTCTTCTTGAGAAATTCCGAAACCTTGGCAACTTCAAGCATAACTCGACTGTTAAAACCACAGGGTCAGGCTGTCTTAAAGTGAAAAGGAGTTCCAAACAGAGTAGCAGCCCTGAGACATATGATTACTGCTTGTACTGTAAGGGTATGTTATCCAGAAAAGAACTTTCTCGACATATGAAAAGATGTGCTCTAAGACCCGAGAATAATGTTGAAGAGGGACCTGAGTGGACAGAGAGGGTCATTGGTATAGCATCTGCTCAATTTACAATGTCCCAGCCAATTTCAAGTGAACTTTGGTCAGTGCTGGGCAAAATGCACAAGGATGACGTGTCCACTGCAATAAGGAATGATCATTATCTCATGCAGTTTGCCCAGTCCCTCTTTAATAAGCATGGGAGTGACAGATCAAAGCATGAGTATATAAGACAGAAAGTAAGGGAACTTGGGAGATTACTTGTGACTTTGCGCCACACAACTAGAATCCATAACATGGAAGAGGCAATAAAACCAGGCAACTTCTTTACTCTTACTGGTGCTGTTAAGAGAGTTTCAGGTTTTGATcaccaacacaacacattcaaaGCCCCAAGTCTGGCTCTTAAAATTGGGCATTCTCTCAGAAAGATAAGTGACCTCATCATGTGTCGTGCCCTAATGGAAGAGGACCAAGAGGGGGTCGATTCCATCAAGAGGTTTCATACACTTCATGAAACAAAGTGGTCTGAATTAGTTTCCCATTCTGCCTTATCAAACCTGAGTGAGGCAAAATACAATAAGAGCACCAGGCTTCCACTGGCCAAAGACGTTCAGAAGCTGCAGTTATATCTTGGTCAGCAAGTGGAATTGGCTAAGGAGAAACTAGCCGATAACCCAACAGCAGGCACTTATGCAGCACTAGCAAAGGTGACCCTCTGTCAAGTCATTTTGTTTAATAGGAGAAGGGAAGGTGAAGTGGCAAGGATGACTGTAAACAATTTTGAAGATCGTGATGTGTCAcaactaaatgatgacataaGCACTGGGCTTACAGAAGTTGAGAAGAGACTTTGCAAACAATTCGCCAGAGTGGaattgagggggaaaaaaggacGAAAGGTTGCTGTGATCCTGACCCCTGATATGACTGCTAACCTGTCACTCCTCATTAGTAAGAGGAAAGAGTGTGGAGTAACTGAAAACAACAATTACCTCTTCGCTATTCCTTGTAGTGATGGTCATTACAGAGGACAGTTTGGTCAATTTGCAGATGCTTGTGGAGCCGAAGATCCTCAAAACCTCAGATCAACTAACCTTCGCAAACAGATCGCCACAATAAGCCAAGTCATGAACTTGAAAGATAATGAACTGGACCAGCTGGCCGACTTTCTCGGCCATGACATTAGGGTGCATAGGGAGTACTATCGACTGCCCCAATCAACGATTCAGCTGGCTAAGATCTCAAAGCTGCTTATGGCTATGGAGAAGGGAAGTGTGAAGGATATTCAAGGAAAATCTCTGGATGAAATTGGTG ATGACATAGACAAAATGGATACAGGATCACAGCAACTCCCTAATGTTTCCACATTGCAAG ACAATGAAGAAATGTTGACTTCTGGGACTTTTGGATCACCTCATCTCTCCGAGACTGCAGCTCAAG ATGACCAGGGGAACTCTGCCTGTGTAACTTCTGGTTCACCTCATCTCCCTGACTCCGTTACTCAAG GCGGTGTACGAAGAGACCATGGTCTGAGGAGGAGATACAAGCGGTGA
- the LOC121705894 gene encoding uncharacterized protein LOC121705894 isoform X10, with protein MPRRTTPLQDATNHILAGRDKNSMLEIKYINPVKGRGIFTLAVFNQGDFVVEYRGELIDAAEAEHRRKLYHNACSIFMFDFTWKRKTWCIDGALEDGSFGRLVNDEHKAPNCRMKLIEADGKPHLCLFALKEIMAGTEITYDYGGKEWPWRKETQLSGGSFPSGQHSVAELSDHAHDLEPNVFSTDLFRDTELRAECQSSTPTPDNPAHEVHCVRGQCGTSSAKEGIGEVGVQHQEVLSPVFSAELASETESRSGCQSSRAAPNDSACEVHCVRGQCGTSFAKEGIGEVGVQHQEVLSPVFSAELASETESRSGCQSSRAMPNDTACERNSGSFPSGQHSVAELSDHAHDLEPNVFSTDLFRDTELRAECQSSTPTPDNLAHEVHCVRGQCGTSSAKEGIGEVGVQHQEVLSPVFSAELASETESRSGCQSSRATPNDSACEVHCVRGQCGTSPIPSFTEEVGVQHQEVLSPVFSAELASETESRSGCQSSRAVPNDSACENAVVCGTKSASRSPQKTGIYQMMMSHLVMSTSQSLYRIQKAQEQS; from the exons ATGCCACGGAGAACTACTCCTCTTCAGGATGCCACTAATCACATCCTTGCAGGAAGAGACAAGAATTCAATGTTAGAGATCAAATATATTAATCCAGTTAAAG GTCGTGGTATCTTCACTTTAGCTGTTTTCAATCAAGGAGACTTTGTGGTGGAGTATAGAGGGGAGCTCATTGATGCAGCTGAAGCTGAACATAGACGTAAACTGTACCACAATGCATGTTCGATCTTCATGTTTGACTTCACATGGAAGCGGAAGACATGGTG TATTGATGGAGCACTTGAAGATGGGTCATTTGGACGACTGGTAAACGATGAGCACAAGGCACCAAATTGCAGAATGAAGTTGATCGAAGCAGATGggaagccacatctctgcctttttgCACTGAAGGAAATTATGGCTGGAACTGAAATCACTTATGACTATGGTGGGAAAGAATGGCCCTGGCGTAAAGAG ACACAACTCAGTGGTGGAAGTTTCCCTTCTGGCCAACACTCCGTTGCAGAGCTTAGTGACCACGCCCATGACTTGGAACCCAATGTTTTCTCTACAGACTTATTCAGAG ACACCGAATTGAGAGCAGAGTGTCAGTCATCCACTCCCACACCAGACAACCCTGCGCATGAG GTGCACTGTGTCAGAGGTCAGTGTGGCACTTCTTCTGCGAAAGAGGGGATTGGAGAAGTTGGTGTCCAGCACCAGGAGGTGTTATCCCCTGTGTTCTCAGCAGAGCTTGCCAGTG AGACTGAATCAAGATCAGGGTGTCAATCATCCAGAGCCGCGCCAAATGACTCTGCTTGTGAG GTGCACTGTGTCAGAGGTCAGTGTGGCACTTCTTTTGCGAAAGAGGGGATTGGAGAAGTTGGTGTCCAGCACCAGGAGGTGTTATCCCCTGTGTTCTCAGCAGAGCTTGCCAGTG AGACCGAATCAAGATCAGGGTGTCAATCATCCAGAGCTATGCCAAATGACACTGCTTGTGAG CGAAATAGTGGAAGCTTCCCTTCTGGCCAACACTCCGTTGCAGAGCTTAGTGACCACGCCCATGACTTGGAACCCAATGTTTTCTCTACAGACTTATTCAGAG ACACCGAATTGAGAGCAGAGTGTCAGTCATCCACTCCCACACCAGACAACCTTGCGCATGAG GTGCACTGTGTCAGAGGTCAGTGTGGCACTTCTTCTGCGAAAGAGGGGATTGGAGAAGTTGGTGTCCAGCACCAGGAGGTGTTATCCCCTGTGTTCTCAGCAGAGCTTGCCAGTG AGACTGAATCAAGATCAGGGTGTCAATCATCCAGAGCCACGCCAAATGACTCTGCTTGTGAG GTGCACTGTGTCAGAGGTCAGTGTGGCACTTCTCCAATCCCCTCTTTCACAGAAGAAGTTGGTGTCCAGCACCAGGAGGTGTTATCCCCTGTGTTCTCAGCAGAGCTTGCCAGTG AGACCGAATCAAGATCAGGGTGTCAATCATCCAGAGCTGTGCCAAATGACTCTGCTTGTGAG AATGCTGTGGTGTGTGGCACAAAATCTGCCTCCAGAAGTCCTCAGAAGACTGGGATATATCAGAT GATGATGTCTCATCTGGTGATGAGTACATCCCAGAGTCTGTATCGGATTCAGAAAGCTCAGGAACAGAGTTGA